One Hemibagrus wyckioides isolate EC202008001 linkage group LG07, SWU_Hwy_1.0, whole genome shotgun sequence DNA segment encodes these proteins:
- the nmnat2 gene encoding nicotinamide/nicotinic acid mononucleotide adenylyltransferase 2, which translates to MTETTKTHVILLSCGSFNPITKGHIHMFEKARDFLHKTGRFIVIGGIISPVHDSYGKPGLISSRHRLTMCQLAVQSSDWIRVDPWECYQDTWQTTCSVLEHHRDLMKRVTGCILSNVNTPSTTPVIGQPQNTTSPIYQNRSSANKPTAVKLWGKMSESLGKICCVRPHVERFTFVDENANLGTTMRYEEIELRILLLCGSDLLESFCIPGLWNESDMEVIVGDFGIVVVPRDGADTERIMNHSSVLRKHKGNITVVKDDMNHPMSVVSSTKSRLALQHGDGHVVDYLTQPVIDYILQNQLYITASG; encoded by the exons ATGACAGAAACCACCAAAACTCATGTTATATTGCTTTCCTGTGGAAGCTTCAACCCCATCACAAAGGGACACATTCATATGTTCG AAAAAGCCAGAGACTTCCTGCATAAGACAGGGCGCTTCATAGTGATTGGTGGGATCATTTCACCCGTACACGACTCCTATGGCAAACCG GGTCTTATTTCGAGCAGACACCGGCTCACCATGTGTCAGTTGGCAGTGCAGTCATCTGACTGGATCAG GGTCGACCCTTGGGAATGTTATCAGGACACCTGGCAGACAACCTGCAGTGTACTGGAACATCACCGAGATCTCATGAAG AGAGTAACAGGATGCATTCTGTCTAATGTGAACACACCTTCTACAACTCCTGTGATTGGCCAGCCCCAGAACACCACTTCTCCAATCTACCAGAACCGCAGCTCAGCGAACAAGCCTACAGCTG TGAAGCTGTGGGGAAAAATGAGTGAGAGTCTGGGCAAAATCTGCTGTGTTCGCCCGCATGTGGAGCGCTTCACCTTTGTTG ACGAAAACGCAAACCTCGGGACCACAATGCGTTACGAAGAAATCG AATTGCGTATCCTGCTCCTGTGTGGCAGTGATCTACTGGAGTCTTTCTGCATTCCTGGGCTGTGGAACGAGAGTGAT ATGGAGGTGATTGTAGGTGACTTTGGGATAGTGGTGGTGCCTCGGGATGGCGCCGACACAGAAAGGATAATGAATCATTCCTCTGTGCTTCGTAAGCACAAG GGCAATATCACCGTGGTTAAGGACGATATGAACCATCCAATGTCAGTTGTCAGTTCAACTAAAAGCAG ACTGGCCCTCCAGCATGGAGATGGCCATGTGGTGGACTACCTGACTCAGCCAGTGATTGACTACATCCTGCAGAACCAGCTCTACATCACCGCCTCTGGATAG